In the genome of Globicephala melas chromosome 3, mGloMel1.2, whole genome shotgun sequence, one region contains:
- the SMIM3 gene encoding small integral membrane protein 3 yields the protein MDAISQVPMEVVLPKHILDIWVIVLIILATIVIMTSLLLCPATAVIIYRMRTHPVLNGAV from the coding sequence ATGGATGCCATCAGCCAGGTCCCCATGGAAGTCGTGCTCCCCAAGCACATCCTGGACATCTGGGTCATTGTCCTCATCATCCTGGCCACCATTGTCATCATGACCTCCTTGTTGCTGTGCCCGGCCACTGCGGTCATCATCTATCGCATGCGGACTCATCCTGTCCTCAATGGGGCTGTCTGA